GACCGCCGGTTGGTGGCTGCTATTCCTGTTTCTCAGTGGCGGGCTGGCTGTTGTTCTCTCAAGGCTGCTGCGGGCCCGGGTCCGGGAAGCGGTTCGACGGCAAGTGTATGGCATGGCTGCCCTCGGGCTCTGGTTGGGGCTGACCCTGGCGGCGACGAGCAGCCTGGTTTGTCCGCCCGTCCCTCCGACCGCAGGCACCCGCGAGCTGGCGCTCACCCTGCTGCAAGTCCCCAGTCAGGCGGCCCTCCTGTTGGCCGTCTGCTGGACATGGCGGGAGGCAGTGCCCCTGGCAGGCACCGATGGACTGAACCCGTCGTCAGCTACCTCTCGCCTGCAACGCGCCCTGCTGGGGTTGGCGGCATACCTGTTGGTCTTCCAGCCAGGCCTGTCCCCCCAGCTGGTGGGGAGCATCAGCCTGACTGTCGCCAGCGGTCTGATCGGTGTGGGGCTGGGCCGTGCCAGCTATCTTGGCCAGGTGCGGGCCGCTGCCCGCCTTCCGTTCCGCGGCCGTTGGCTGCTGACGCTTCTGGCGGTCTGCGTAGGGGTCCTGGCGGTCGGCCTGCTGCTCGGAGCCGGGCTGGCACACCCGGGGGTGCTCCGGGCTGCAGGCGAGGCTCTAGCATGGATTGCGGGTGTGCTGGTCGCGATCCTGGCGGCAATCGCCGGCTTGGTGATCGGTTTGGGGTCGCTGCTGGTTGGCTGGTTCCAGGTCGAGGCGCCGCCGGGAGGCGCGACCGTCCAGTCGGTAGCCTCCGCCGCGGCTGCTACCCCGATCCCCGCCGCACCTTCGGCCACGATTCCTTTTCTGGCAGCCGTGGGTCAACAGCTTGAGCTGATCTTCAGCCTGTTGATTCTGGGTCTGTTGGCGTACTTCGCCGTCCGCGGGATGGGGGGGATGGGGCTGGCAGCTGCCTGGGGACCGGGATCCGGGTTTGAGCCGGCGTCTCCGGAAGCCGAGGCCGTGCAGGCGCCGGAAGCGGGAAGGCTCCGCCAGGCCTGGAATGGCCTGCGCCGACGGGCGGCACAGGCTTTGGCATCAGGGCGGGTTTCAGGCGCCAGCTTGCGAGGGCTGTACCTGCAGCTCCTGGCGATGGCGGGGGCCCGAGGCCGACCCCGCCGCCCTGCCGAGACTCCCCTGGAGTTGGTTGGCCCGCTGAGTGCGGTCTTTCCCGGCGGGGAAGGCGAAATCCAGGCCCTCACTAAGGCCTTCCAGGAGGCGCGCTACGGGGGGGTTGTCGACTCACCGGCCCGGCTTCAGGCTGCCCGGCAGGCGTTGGACTTCCTGA
This window of the Anaerolineales bacterium genome carries:
- a CDS encoding DUF4129 domain-containing protein, which gives rise to MAGARGRPRRPAETPLELVGPLSAVFPGGEGEIQALTKAFQEARYGGVVDSPARLQAARQALDFLKTRAHNADRGHA